The genomic stretch CGTCAGCTGCTGCAGCAGCCCACCCTCACCGGACAGCTGCAGCCCCTGCTCACGAGCCTGGGTCACCAGCTGTGACACCAGCGCCGGGTCGACACCCCCTGGCGTCGTCTTCGTACGCGGCCGCTTGGCCTTCTCGTCACCGGGCACAGCGGCAGTGTCCACCGCATCGGTCGTGATCGTCATCAGGTGCTACTCCCTTGATCGGAGTTACACCGTTGTTTTTACAGTCCCCACCCGAACGCGGTCCCTTCTTACGACTCATGACCCCATCCTCGGCCACGGCCATGTCAACAGCAGTAGTCAACGCTTCTCGATCCTCAACTCGCCCTGTCCGGCGGACTTGCTATGAACCGCTGGCCTCAACTCACCCTGGCAGACAGGGCTACACCAACGGGCCGTGGACATCCTCAGCCACTTGGGCGAGCATGCGGCCGCCGCCGATCTGTCCGACCGCTACACGCGCCGACTCACCACCGCCGGCCTCACACTCGACCTCCTACCCAGCACCACTCGGTATAGATACCACTGCCAGTGAGGATGTAGCGGGGGACTGGCTGTGGGTAGGCCTCAGCGACGGTTCATATCGGCGGCCCACCGGCACGCCACTCACGCAAAGACCCCCGGGCTATTCACGGCCTTTACGGCTGCTGCCCTCGCGGCGGTCGCGTAGCTGTGGCAGGTACGGCCGCCGTTGACGTGAGCGCACTGCACCACCCCGGATCTTGTGAGGACTTGTCCGGAATCGGTTGCGTCAACAGAGAAGATCATTCTCGCCTCCCGAGACATCCTTACTCGGAGGCATGTCTTGGCGACCTGCGTTGAAAGAGACGCGGACTCTTGGGGATCACGTTGAAACGACCGTTGTGGTCGCTCACCCGACAGTGAACGTCTCCGATACCTGACATCATCGCGGGCATCACTTATCCGAATGCATGAGGTCTAGTTTTGGCAGACGACCTGACGGTTGAAGCTGCGGGTATCATGCGCTGGCGAGCGCGGCGATGTGGATAGTATCCGCGCTGAACGCCATGCTGTCGGTGGAAAGATCGACGATGCTCCGGCGCACGATTCTGTCGGTCGTGATCGTTTTGCTGGCCACGGTCGGACTCGCGGCCAGCGGTAGGCCGGTGCCGACCCGCCTACGGGTGGCGATCACCGGGCTGCCGCCCGGTGTGGTGGCGCACGTCGGAGTGGCCGGGCCGGCAGGGACCCATTACACGCTCACCGCCACTGACGAGCGGCGCGTGCCTGCGGGGGTGTACAGGGTCACGATCGAGTCGGTCCGCAGCGTTGACACCACCTTCCACCCTGCTGACGAGCGGCACGAGGTGTTGGTAGAGCCGGGGCGCACCACGCTCGCCGCCGCGCCGTACCGGGTCGCCATCCCGGACACAACCGAGGTGCTCGACCCGGACGACCCGGGCATCCTGGAGATCCGTGGCCTGCGGGTGGTGTTCGCCGCAGGCTCCCCTCAGGCGGCAGCCCTTCAGCCGGGCGACCATCTCATCTCCGGCATAGGCACCCGCGTACCCCACATGCTGGTACGAAGGGTCGCGGCGATGCACTACGACGGTGACCGGGTCGTGGTGGACACCCAGCCGGCTACCTTCGACGAGGCGCTGCCCGCCGGAGTCATCCGGCTGGATTTGGTCGACGGGCTCACGCTCCTCCGCCCGGCGGCGTTCGCGCACGGTGACGAGCCTGAGCCGCTCGTGGAGTTCAGCCGCACACTGAGCTTTGAAGATTCTGACTGCTCGCCGGCTGAGAACCCGCCGGGGCGCTCCAGCGGCGAGCGGAGCAGTGCCGGCAGCCTCGCCTACAAGCTCGACACAGTCGACCTTGACCTTGACGGCGAGTTCGCCTGGGACGGCATTGTCAATCCGACCGTGTCGACCTTCATCGGTGCGGCGATGACTTTGGAGGGCCGGTCGGAAGCCGAGTTCACCATGGCGGTCAAGTGCTCGGTCAAGAGTGAGCACGACATCCAGATTGGCTGCGCCAGCGTGCTAGCGCGAATCGTCCGAATCGGACCGATACGGTTGGGTTGCGACTTCAAGGTCGTCGGCGAAGCGTTCGCGGCGGCCGAGGGCAGCTGGAAGTCCGAGGCCATGCGGTCGCGGACCTCGCTCGGGTTCGAGGTCGGTTACCGCTCCGAAAGCGGCGGCTTTCACCGTGACCGGTTCCTGGTCGGCGAAGAGTTCGCCGAGAAGCCGACCGCCCCGCAGGTAGAGTTCTCGTTCGGAGTGAGCGCCGGGCTCAGCGCGGAGCTGACCGGCAAGGATCCTTTCGGCATCGCCGAGTTGACGGTTGCTCTGGATGTGAAGGTCGGGCCGACGGTCATCAGCGATTCGGCCGGCTTCCGTGGCGACTTCAAGGCAGTCCCGACCGTCGCCGTCGGCGCACGGCTTGGCCGCGGGTTCCTCAAGTGGGAGGGCGAGGCGAAGGTGCCCCTGCCCGGCCTGGAACTCAACCTCTGGAGTATCGAGCGTCCTCCGGCACCGCCGTCGGCCTCCCCGTCGGCCTCACCGTCGCCCGCGCCATTGTCGCTGTCGCCGACGGTCGGCGACCGGATGTCTACTGAGCGGCAGCGGAGGGCGTTTGAGACTTGGTTCATCGCACAGCATCTCGACGACGGGCTCGGGGTACGTGCCGACGACCTCGATTTCGACGTCGTCGTGGCCGATGACCTCGACGGGGACGCGTTGCTCGACTTCATCGTGCTCGACAGGACGGTTCTGTACTGCGGCTCCGCGGGCTGCTGGACCACTGTGTACCTCACCCAGTCGCTCGGCTCCTACACCAGTGTCGGCATGTTCGGCGTGGGGGATGAGATGGCGAAGGCGACTGTGAGGACACGTTCAGGCAGCGGCAGCGCCAAGGACGTCATCGTGACGGAGAAGTTCGTCAGCCAGGAGCCGCTCTACTCCGTCTACACGATGCGGCAGGGTAGCTACTCGTTTTCCCACTGGGAGTATTGCGCCGGAGACGTCTTCGAGACGTGTCAGCCCGTCGTGATCACGCCACTGCGGTCGGCGCGGGGCACTGTGGCACCGGGTACTACGCCGCTGGAGCGGCCTTCACATGACGCGAAAGGCATCACCGTCGGGCTGGATGGTCAACCTTACGAAGAGTTCGTCGGGAAAGACCTTGCCCCGATTGGCGTGTTGCTAGACGGCGAATGGTATCTAGTCGACGTGTGGAAGGGCTTCTCAGGCTTCGTACCCGCTTCGGCGGTCGAGCGCTAGGGGTTGGGCAACACGACGGTCAGCGTTTCCCGGAGTGGGTGTAACCGAGGGCTTGCAGCCGGCTAGGTGGAGCTCCCGTGGGCGGCCCAGTTCTGACACTGCGGAGGGCAAGGAGGGCCGTACATGTGGTCGGCGGCGGTACAGGCCGCCCGTATCGGTGCGCCGATGCCACATCATCGCCCGGCTTCACGAAGTCAACGACCTCGTCGAGTTCGGGACGGTAGCCGTCGCTCGTGTCACCTCCTGACCGAGCGTGGACATCGGCGCGGAGGTTGGTAAGCCGACAGCCAGTGGCACAGGCTGTTCCTCGGACGGCGACACCTGTCCGTGAACCTGCGCCTGCTTCAGTAGCGGCACCTGTCCGCGCAGCGGTCGTTGCTCTATCGCTCCAGCCAGCCGGCCGCGGAACTCGGCCGCCCTGCAGTGGCCTCCCAGCGCTGACCTGCTGGTGTGAGGTCGTGTCAGGTGGTGTGAGGTGCTGTCAGCAGCGGAACCCTGCCCATGGTTCCGTCTCGCTCCTACGTTCGGTGTCATCACCGCTGCGGCCGCCGATGGGGCGTCCGGGGAGGAGGTGGCGGGATGAGAGCACGGTTCTCGGCGGCGGTCGTGGTCGCGGCAGCACCCCTGGTGGTGCTGTATCTGGTAGGTGGGCCGGTTGTCTCGGTACCGACGGTCGGGCAGGTGCGCGCCTGGATGCATCAGCCGCTGACCTCGGGGTTCCTCATGGTGGTCTTTCAGGCCGCCGCGTGGATGCTCTGGGCATTGCTCGGCGCCGTCGTCACGCACCGAGCACGTCGGCGTCTCGCGGCTCGGCTGCGGTGGCGGTTCGCGGTGCGTCTGCCCGGTCCGATGCAGGGGCTTGCGGCGGCAGTGTTGGGCGCCACTGCCGTCACGTCTGCTGCCCTGCCCGTCGCCGCACACGCCGCCCCGGCCGCCGACACGAACCCTGACGCACTATCGACCGAGGGCACCACTGAGGCGCAGCAGAACCAAGGCACGGCGGTGCCAGTCGCGACCCGTGCGGGCATGGCAGTTCCGACGCAGCCCGACCAAGCCTGGGCTGACGGCGGCCTCTCCTCGGACGGAACATCCGGCCTCATCGGCACCGTCGCCGCCGACGGTTCCCGTACAGCTGACAATCTCTCGTTCACGGCGCGGCCTGCTGCCAGCAGCTCGACCGAGAGGACGTCCGAGCCGGGCGACACCTGCGTGGTGCGGCGCGGGGACACGCTGTCCGCGATCGCCAAGCGACGGCTGGGTGACGCCGATCGCTGGCCGGAGATCTGGGCGCTCAACCGCGGCAGGCACTTCGCCACGGTCGGCGGCACGTTCACCAGCCCCCACCTGATCCACCCCGGCTGGACCCTGGCCCTACCTCACGACGCGATCCCCCCAACCGCCATCACACCCCAACCTTCCAGACCCGACGTCGACCCGCCCGCCCCAGGGACGTCCGAGCCGGGCGAACCCGCCGCCACGCCGAGCCCACCCGCCGACCCACCGAGCGACGACGATGGCGCGGACTCCGGCTCCACGGCAGCGTCCCCGTCGGCGCCGTCCGTCTCAGGCACGCCCGCCACCAGCCCGTCGCCGCCGGGCAGCCGTTCAGGCCCAGCAGACGAGGGCATCGCGGTGGGGACAGGGAGCTGGATGGACCTCGGCCTCGCCGCCGCGATCACGGCAGCCGCCGCCCTGGTCTGGGCCCTGCGACGCCGCCGCTACCGGCCACAGCCGCCCGGCTCGCAGCGGCGGGGCGACGTCGACCTCGCGTCGCTTCCCACCGTCGTCACCCAGATTCGACGTGGCCTACGCCAGCGGCACACCGCAGACGACGTCGACATCCTCGGCACCGATCCCCCCAGGAACGATCTGACAGACGACCGGTCCACCTCCTCGGCGGGCGCTGACCGTCCAGCGTCAGCCGGCACAGACGGTGAGTCGACCGGCAAGGAGGATCTCGCTGGCGGACGGGGGCCGGTGGTGCCCGGGCGGGACAACGCGGTGGCGGCGGCATGGCCACCGGCAGGCCTCGGCCTGACCGGCCCCGGCGCACCGGCGGCCAGTCGAGGGTTCCTCACCGCCGCCCTCGCCGTTCACGGCGGCGGCACGGTGGTCATCCCCGCGACCACCGCCGCCACCCTCCTGGAGACCTCGGTGCTGCCGGATAGTCCCCGTTTGACCGTCACCGACGGACTCGCCGCCGCCCTGGACCTCTGCGAGACGCAGGCACTGCACCGCACCCGGCTGCTCTACCAGCACGAGGTCGACACCGTCGCCGACCTCCCCGACGCCGGCCACGAGGAACCGTTGCCGCCGGTGCTGCTCATCGCCGAC from Micromonospora craniellae encodes the following:
- a CDS encoding BTAD domain-containing putative transcriptional regulator; protein product: MRARFSAAVVVAAAPLVVLYLVGGPVVSVPTVGQVRAWMHQPLTSGFLMVVFQAAAWMLWALLGAVVTHRARRRLAARLRWRFAVRLPGPMQGLAAAVLGATAVTSAALPVAAHAAPAADTNPDALSTEGTTEAQQNQGTAVPVATRAGMAVPTQPDQAWADGGLSSDGTSGLIGTVAADGSRTADNLSFTARPAASSSTERTSEPGDTCVVRRGDTLSAIAKRRLGDADRWPEIWALNRGRHFATVGGTFTSPHLIHPGWTLALPHDAIPPTAITPQPSRPDVDPPAPGTSEPGEPAATPSPPADPPSDDDGADSGSTAASPSAPSVSGTPATSPSPPGSRSGPADEGIAVGTGSWMDLGLAAAITAAAALVWALRRRRYRPQPPGSQRRGDVDLASLPTVVTQIRRGLRQRHTADDVDILGTDPPRNDLTDDRSTSSAGADRPASAGTDGESTGKEDLAGGRGPVVPGRDNAVAAAWPPAGLGLTGPGAPAASRGFLTAALAVHGGGTVVIPATTAATLLETSVLPDSPRLTVTDGLAAALDLCETQALHRTRLLYQHEVDTVADLPDAGHEEPLPPVLLIADAAARHERARVAALLAQGNRLDIHGVLLGRWPEGDTLVVDTDGTTTADGTSRHATGPADLGRLTVLTPTETVDLITTLAETHTGQPPSTYSVDLPAAPTPTPGPRADSTAEAVPDDGHACTAAAGSAYSAPEGAEFPSGRQAVAPSRNSDQPDTTQSGGRVAVCTLGTARIVEMDTTIPLRAKALELLVYLVVHDGDATQDAILDDLLPDAPRSKAPHRLHTYVSALRKTLTRTGGPGSYLTHPARRYALTRDLMDVDLWRMRDALRAAHRATTPDTRLAALRTAVDAYGGALADGFDYEWIEVHREAIRRQALDAHLALAAATGDPAEAVTVLQAAIRHDPYAEPVYQQAMRAHAALGHLDEVRALRETLIHRLDDIDATPSKDTLDLADQLTTSPTHARSDNGGRRS